The Myxococcales bacterium genome contains the following window.
TTTTCAACGTCGTCTTGTAAGGCGCGCCGACGCCGTCGATTGCCAGAATCCGATTGGCGCGAATCGTCAGAAAATTAACGCCGTAGCGAAGCTGATCCTCCGAGCTCACCGGAATGAGCGTGAAGCCGAGATTTTCCTTCAGGTATTTCACGAAATCGACGTCCGCCGCGATTTTCTGGTAGGCGTTGCCCGCCAATTGATAGACGTCGACCACGGATTGACGTTCGGCCGGTTTGCCGTTTTGCCCGATTCGCTTTTCTTCGATGACCGCCAAACGCGGGCCGATGAGGTTGAAGTAAGTGTCCAGGTGCATCTCGTCCTGATTTTTCCAACTATCCTTGACCACCACGACGCGCGGCACGCCGAAAACCTTGTTTTCCAAAAGTTGCGCGATCGCCGCCGCGTTGGTCCGCAGGCCCTGCCCGATCAGCGCGGTGTCGCCGGCCGGCAGGAAATCGCCGCCCTCGAGGCGGGCTTCGCCGGTCACCTCGAAGATCGGTTGGATGCCGAGCTTATGCAGCGCGAACTTCATGATGCGGGTTTCCACGGCGCGTTGCGGCGAGTTCATCCTGCCGACCACCACGCCGCGAGCGGTGGTGATCATCTGATCGCGGCAGAAATACAGGTTCATCACCGGTGCCAATTCATAGGTCGCCGCGAATCCGGTGTTGATTTCGGTCTGCCGCAACCGAACGGTGGGCTGCAACAGGATGATCTGCACCAGCTCCGCCGGATGCAAAGCCGCCAGAGTCTGTCGCTTGTAGTCGGCCTGTTCTTTTTGCAGCGCGGGCGGCAAGGCGGAAGCGTCGACCGTCAGAAACGTGCCGGCGAACTCCCGCAATTCGTCGAGCGCCGGCCCCGACAGCGGGTTGCCCGCCTGGTCGACGGTTCCGTCCAGCAGCGTGCCGACCACGGTGTGAACGGTGGCGCCTTCTTTTTCCAGCAGCTTGATGTAATTCCGGTGTTCGCGCGCCGCGTCCCGCAGCGAAAAGGCGCGTTCGAACAGGGCCGCGGCCGGATGCACCACGCCCAGTAACAATTCTTCGCCGGGCGTATGCACGAGAATTTCCTTGGCGGGCAGCCACTCGGCGCGGCTGCCGACGACGGGAACTTTCGCCGGGCCGGTGTTTTGCGCCGAGGCCAAGGAAACCAGGACCGAAACGACGATCAATAAGCACAATCCGCCGATCCATTGCCGCGGTTCCGGCCGCCGGTATTTCATCGCTTCTGCTCCTGTCGTGAGATTTCCGGATTCGATCTTTCGCTCGGACGCGAATAGAATAGATCAAACGAGGTGGAAAAATGAAGCTCATTCGCGACATTCGACAGGAACTGAAAGCCGGGGCCGACGAGGCGACCCGC
Protein-coding sequences here:
- a CDS encoding amidinotransferase codes for the protein MKYRRPEPRQWIGGLCLLIVVSVLVSLASAQNTGPAKVPVVGSRAEWLPAKEILVHTPGEELLLGVVHPAAALFERAFSLRDAAREHRNYIKLLEKEGATVHTVVGTLLDGTVDQAGNPLSGPALDELREFAGTFLTVDASALPPALQKEQADYKRQTLAALHPAELVQIILLQPTVRLRQTEINTGFAATYELAPVMNLYFCRDQMITTARGVVVGRMNSPQRAVETRIMKFALHKLGIQPIFEVTGEARLEGGDFLPAGDTALIGQGLRTNAAAIAQLLENKVFGVPRVVVVKDSWKNQDEMHLDTYFNLIGPRLAVIEEKRIGQNGKPAERQSVVDVYQLAGNAYQKIAADVDFVKYLKENLGFTLIPVSSEDQLRYGVNFLTIRANRILAIDGVGAPYKTTLKNAGADATWMDFHNLTGGYGAAHCSTQVLRRE